A region of the Oncorhynchus gorbuscha isolate QuinsamMale2020 ecotype Even-year linkage group LG02, OgorEven_v1.0, whole genome shotgun sequence genome:
TATCATCCTCCATTGCTTCCTAGCCTATGCAGACCTGCACAAGCTGAATAGTGCGCTGGTTAGTGTGGTCCCTACCTGTGTCAACCACATAATATATGGTTTACAGACTAAAGAGATTAAACAGGATATTTAGCGTGTTCAAAGAGCCAAGGTAGATGCAGTATTCTGTGTTAAATCTGATgggataaataaataatatttaaTATAATGAGAACTGCAGTATATGTGTGTGGCGTACTGTGTTTTCAAACTGACATTTATTTTAGGTGGTGTTCCATGAATCATTTCTTGATTTAATTTCCAAATGCAAACAAACCATCATAGAATATTTTATTGTACAAAGTTTTATTTTAATTTGTGACACTTACAGAGAAGGCAGAGGCACAAAACCTAAATCTGTTGGTACACTTTATTTGACATTGTGCTATTACTCTGATATTTAGGAATAATATTGCGAGATTGTAATTACACAATAATCACCTAACAATGACTGTTGTTTCTTTGGTATTGATTAAAAACTAGTATAATCACATACCATTTAGTACTGAATCTGGTAGTTTGTACAATGCGATTGAACAGGACTTTACAGTTGTTATTTCGTTTTTATCAATAAACTTAAAACTATTAAATCAGATGTATACAGTTGTGCAACCTACAAAATTAACCAAATGGTAAACACAAATATTGTTCGGTTTCATTTATAAGTGCATGATAATGAAACATTTAGCTGTTCTGCTTTCCAAAAAACAAACAATAATTGGAATTATTTTGGAATCTTTGAAAATTATCACACTTTTTAGCCCATACTAAACTATTTTAAAGGAGCTTGAATTGAATGTTTTGCTGTCAGGATAGTGTGTTGAGTGTTTTGCGGCTCTGCAGTGAGACGTCTGTGTCGGCAGAAGGCCCTCTTGATGGCCACTCTGAGCTCCTTGTTCCTCAGGCTGTAGATCATCGGGTTCAGGAAAGGAGTCAGAGCCGAGTACAGCACCGACACGATGATACGCACCTACAACAATAACACAACATGAATACAACATTAAGACAACCGCAATGCAACAATGATACCCACAACCACAGTATAATAAACAAAAAGTTACACATTATTAAACAACAATGATACGCActtacaacatcaacacaatgtTATCTAACCTTATCACAACATTATTAACAGTATGGCCTTGATCATATTCAACCATAAACATATACATAGCATTATTAGGGATGGTTggattccatttaaattccaatcaattcaggaagtactcTGAAATTCCAATTATCCTCAACGCTTTTCAATTAGGAAAATGGAATTACAATTGGAACTTCATATACTTTCTtaattgactggaatttaaatgaaattgaccccaaccctgttaTTGGGATTTTCACAGCACTGACaacatgacacaaatatacagtgACTGAAGAGCATCAGTATGTTACACTAAAATAATACAACAGTGCCATCTCCTGGTGGGAATGTATTAGACATCAACAGTGAATGACAAAtcagagaggacatgggtaaccAGAGTAATGGCACAAATATCAGTCAAACTCTTCAAATGGTGAATGTAAGATCTGTGTTGACTGAAGGTTATCTGATGGAGGAGTTAAACAGTCCTTAAaacagggaaaggaggagggggagaaagaggatgaagaggagggtcACCTCTGGAGAGAAGTTTCCCACACGGTAGGAGATATAGACAAATGAGGCAGAGCTGTAAGAAATGGACACAACCGTCAGGTGGGCGGCACAGGTGCTAAACGCCTTCAGTCGCTCTGCAGCGCCCATTTTAGCTATCTTCACACCGATGAGGATGTAGGAAGTGAGGATGAGCACACCCGTGGTGAGCAGCGCTACGAGGGCAAAAGACAGTGACACGATGCTGTCCACCTGAGTGTCCCCACACACCAGCAGCCTCACTGAGGACGGGTCACACCAGCAGTGGCGCACCACATTGGGTCCACAGTATGAACGCTGTACTGCCATGCTAGTGTTTGGGAAGGTGCACATGGCACCGAAGGTCCATGCCCCAATGATGAGTAGCAGGCAGACGGGGCGGGTCATCACAGCGGCATAGCGGAGAGGATTACAGATGGCCACATAGCGGTCGTAGGCCATAGCGGTCAGCAGGGCGCGGCCGGTAACAGACATGTGGATGAAACAGTACATCTGGAGGAAGCATCCGGGGACGGACACAGTCTTGACCTCAGTCAGGAAGCCTGACAACATGTTAGGGATGGTGACCGTTGTGTAAATCATGTCCACGATGGACAGGTTGTGGAGGAAGAAGTACATGGGGGAGCCCAGCTTCGGGTCGGTCCGGACCTTTAGGATGAGATAAAGAAAGCGGTTAGACAGTGATGTCATAGATAGGCCCAGTTGAGAGTTTTTACTGACAACATGACTCGACCAGGGGAAACTCTGAGCCCAAGCCATAAATCTCAAGAGttctaaactcctgactcctggGGAGTATAGTGTTGTCTACGGGCCCTTAGAGTAAATTACAAGTGAGAGGACCTGAACAAAGCCCTTTGAATACTTACACTAACTACAACTCATGGTCTCTTATAACATCATCTATATCTAATGTTATTGTGATCTGGTTCTGGCTGTGCGTGTACAATGTACAGTACCAGGTAGATgatcatgatgtttccacctaGGATGACGGTGTAGGCCAGCAGGAAGATGATAAACAGGACCATCTTCTTCTCCCCCAGACTGGCCAGGCCCTGGATGATGAAGAAGGCGACAGGGCTGGACTGGGTGCTGTTCATACCTCTGGGCCAGTGGGCCTGATAGGATCTCAGACAAAcctggtgcagacagagagatacattGATACCTTGTAGCCTACAGATAGAATAAGCTCATTCTTAACAAACATGGCTTTGTACAGTTATATTCTTGTTACGAAAGTATCTACAATAATATATGGTGTAACTATAATTTCTTTGAAAAGTGTTGCCTGTAGAAACAAAATATATAACACTTATTATTTCAGATTCTCAACCTTGGTGGTGTCAGAGTGTTGAAATCTATGATATATTCGATGTGATATAACACAAACATGTATACTAATTCATAGGAAGTGGTTCTCAATTATGTTCAGTTACAGGCCCAATGCAGTCAAAATTCTGTcgtattgtacaacagctgataaAACGCAGACTGTAAACGTGTGAAGAAATTTGATGAGtattatttcctgatagttgctagttgaaaatacaatctataCAGGACATTCTAATCGGGAGGTTTCGCATGGGTGGAGTTTTGTATGGATCGAGGCAGTATAATGCCTCGATCcatacaactgggaacttggaactCCAACTTCCATCTTCAGTGTGTTCATGACAACTGCGAACTCGGGGAAAATGAGCTCAGACCGGGAATCATTGTTTTGAAGAGTtatccaacttggaattccaaATTGGAAACTGGCATTTTTCCAGCCCTCCGACTTTCCCACCTGGAGGTCACTGACATCATGATTTTACTTTGTTTTTTTCCAAGTTCTCAGTTGTCCAGAAAGTAACATTATTAATGGTCAGCtttaatatggcagatagattgTAAcatccatcaatgtaattgtctgcataatttaTAATCCCCCacatatattttttgtaaatagtaaatatatatatatacacatacatagcCACATCTGCacaaatatacatacatatacatatagtaACATTTGTTAACATAGACCAATAACAAACATTTCCAAACCTTTTTTGCCAAGaacagattactgttcagatgacATATtcatccccctccccactcagaccactcccagacagtcctagacaTTTTTTTGCTTGAGAAAACAATTTTTGTTGAAAAGCTATTTTTGGTTCTTTTTGACAATTTGTATGGAATaatattacagtaaggtacttatttgttagccagaaatgatttgatattgaaatAAAAATGCCTGCCTTCGGCCTTTAACAAATCCAGCCAAAAGATTGAACGCTGATTTCAAAATGTGTTAGTGAATGCAAATATTGTGCACTAATCTGTTGAAATCTGATTACTATAAAATAAAAGTTTgtaaacaaaacacacatttacactTAACGCTCATATATAAATAATATCTATACAAATTCACATAGTGTTTCCTACTGAAGTATTTTCAGACAAATCCACAAATCCAACTGTTAAAAAACAAAATCTGTATGATAGTTTTGCAGTATCGGAGGGTTAACCTCTTACCTGAGTGAGTGCAGGTCACACTCAGTGATCTTGAAGCTGAGCAGCTTCTTAAATACAATTATTTTACCAGCATCCCATCGTCCCTGTTTTTCCACAGGATGATGTGAGAGGCCGAAGGGACTTGTTATTTATCTAGTTTGTATGTCTACACTACATTCATTAAGAACTTTCCCTGGAATAATTAAACAAGAGAGCTCCAATGCAACGTATGTTTACATTAAACTCTAGGTAAATTGCATCATTACAGAATATTAATCATAAAAAGTAATTTAGCTACTGTATTTAACTATAATTggtggtgtttgtgtgtatacTTCTCTGGTGAGTAATTAGGTATGGCCTCATTAGCTGCAAACAGATGTTAAATTGGGATTTTGTTACTGGTGGAACTGTCCGTAAAATCATGTTTAACAACTCTTACTGTGCACTGTCTTCTATTCCTACGGTGGATGAACAAAGCCCAGAATTCAACTGTAACACATGGCATTGTACTTATGACTCTGAGAATATACATATTTTACTTAGGAACAGAAACAAATAACTAAACAACTGGACATAAGCAGAAGAAAAAGAGGCACATTCAGTTTACACGTTTTGGGCCTCATTTGTTCTCTTGTCAAAAGTTAGGAATAAGGGCTCATTTGAGACACAGACCTTCAGATAAATCAGGTTTTACTCTCCCACAGCCTTGTACAATATCAACATTAGAATACCCTTCTGTAGGGTCCTCTTCCTTTATGTTCTCTGGTTTATCAGAGTTCTTaatgtacagtgcctttagaaggtattcacccccttggcatttttcccattttgttgccttacaacctgattcacacaacatgcctaccactttggaGAAGCAAAATATTTTGAGACAAACAAGatataagacaaaaaaactgaaaacttgagcgtgcataattaTTCACTCCCtctaaagtcaatactttgtagagccaccgtTTGCAGCagttacagctgcaagtctcttggggtatgcctctataagcttggcacatgttgccactgggatttttgccaattcttcaaggtaaaactgctccagctccatcAAGTAGGATGGgttcctgctggtgtacagcattctttaagtcataccacagactctcaattggattgaggtctgggctttaacTAGGCCATtcaaagacatttaaatgtttccccttaaaccactcaagtgttacTTTAGCAGTATATTTAAGGTCATTGTCCtaatggaaggtgaacctccatcccagtctcaaatctctggaagactgaaacagattTCCCTCAATAACTTCCCTGTATTTAGAGCCATCATCAGTCCTTCAATTCTTACTATTTTCCCAGTCCCAGCCAAttaaaaatatccccacagcatgatgctgctaccaccatgcttcactgtggggatggtgtcctcggtgtgatgagaggtgttgggtttgtgccagacatagcattttccttgacagacaaaaagctccattttagtctcatctgaccagagtaccttcttccatacgtttggggagtctcccaaatgccttttggcaaacatcaaacatgtttgcttgcttattttttaatttaagcactggcttttttctggctactcttccataaagcccagctctgtggaatgtacagcttaaagtggtcctatggacagatactccaatctccgctgtggagctttgcaggtCCTTcatggttatctttggtctctttgttgcctctctgattaatgccttccttgcctggtccgtgagttttggtgggcggccatctcttggcaggtttgttgtggtgccatgttctttccattttttaataatggatttaatggtgctctgtgggatgttcaaattttcagatattttttagaacccaaccctgatctgtacttctccacaactttgtcccttgcctgtttggagagctccttggtctttgtggtgccacttgcttggtggtgtcccttgcttagtggtgttgcagccTGTtcggcctttcagaacaggtgtatatacatgtatatactgagatcatgtgacagatcatgtgacaaaaTCATgtgattgcacacaggtggactttatttaacgaAGTATGTGacatctgaaggtaattggttgcaccagatctgatttaggggcttcataacaaagggggtgaatacatatgcacacaccacttctccgtatttatatatttttttaatttttcaAGCAAGTAATTGTTCTagtttcacttcaccaatttggactattttgtgtatgtccattatatgaaatccaaataaaaaatccatttaaattacaggttgaattgcaacaacatagaaaaaacgccaagggggtgaatacttttgcaaggcactgtattccaCTGAAGACAAGTGTTAGATTCTCATGTATTGGCCACCTATGAATTTAAGGACACAGATGGAGAGTACATTTCTGAACAGGATTATTTTCAGAATGAGGGGTGCTGTAGGTCTGCTGGTTTTACTGTTCTGTCTGTTCGGGACATgagctcagggagagagtggaggggtctGACATCACTCCACAGGGCTACAGCGAATAGGGAGTGGGGTCAAGGAACGGAGGCAGAGGAGACAACTCACAAACAGATGAAAAGTCAGACCTCTGCTGACATCTGGGCTGAACTGAGAGTCCTAGAGACGTGGTGGttgaacagagagtggagctgaggaacatggaggAGCAGGTTGgggagctgcagagagagagactacatgcAATAATAGTCTTTTGGGATTTGAAGTAATTTTGCAACCTATTTAGTCATGATGAAGATTCACATACTGATCAATGTCATTCATTTTGATTTCCAGCTCAAGTAGCAGCCTTGGAGGCCAGAGTGACCACCACTGAGAGAGAAAATGTGGGTAAGAATAtgtgatacagttgaagtcggaagtttacatacacaggttggagtcattaaaactcattttcaaccactccacaaatttcatgttaacaaactatagttttggcaagtcaaaatcaaatcaaatcaaatcaaattttatttgtcacatacacatggttagcagatgttaatgcgagtgtagcgaaatgcttgtgcttctagttccgacaatgcagtgataaccaacaagtaatctaactaacaattccaaaactacagtcttatacacagtgtaaggggataaggaacatgtacataaggatatatgaatgagtgatggtacagagcagcatacagtagatggtatcgagtacagtatatacatatgagatgagtgtgtagacaaagtaaacaaagtggcatagttaaagtggctagtgatacatgtgttacataaggatgcagtcgatgttgtagagtacagtatatacatatgtatatgagatgaataatgtagggtaagtaacattatataaggtagcattgtttaaagtggctagtgatatatttacatcatttcccatcaattcccattattaaaatggctggagttgggtcagtgtcaatgacagtgtgttggcagcagccactcaatgttagtggtggctatttaacagtctgatggccttgagatagaagctgtttttcagtctctcggtcccagctttgatgcacctgtactgacctcgccttctggatgatagcggggtgaacaggcagtggttcgggtggttgatgtccttgatgatctttatggccttcctgtaacaacgggtggtgtaggtgtcctggagggcaggtagtttgccccggtgatgcgttgtgcagtcctcactaccctctggagagccttacggttgagggcggagcagttgccgtaccaggcggtgatacagcccgccaggatgctctcgattgtgcatctgtagaagtttgtgagtgcttttggtgacaagccgaatttcttcagcctcctgaggttgaataggcgctgctgcgccttcttcacgacgctgtcagtgtgagtggaccaattcagtttgtctgtgatgtgtatgccgaggaacttaaaactagctaccctctccactactgttccatcgatgtggataggggggtgttccctctgctgtttcctgaagtccacaatcatctccttagttttgttgacgttgagtgtgaggttattttcctgacaccacactccaagggccctcacctcctccctgtaggccgtctcgtcgttgttggtaatcaagcctaccactgttgtgtcgtccgcaaacttgatgattgagttggaggagtgcgtggccacgcagtcgtgggtgaacaaggagtacaggagagggctcagaacgcacccttgtggggcccccgtgttgaggatcagcggggaggagatgttgttgcctaccctcaccacctgggggcggcccgtcaggaagtccagtacccagttgcacagggcggggtcgagacccagggtctcgagcttgatgacgagcttggagggtactatggtgttgaatgccgagctgtagtcgatgaacagcattctcacataggtattcctcttgtccaggtgggttagggcagtgtgcagtgtggttgagattgcatcatcgtgtggacctatttgggcggtaagcaaattggagtgggtctagggtgtcaggtagggtggaggtgatatggtccttgactagtctctcaaagcacttcatgatgacggaagtgagtgctacggggcggtagtcgtttagctcagttaccttagctttcttgggaacaggaacaatggtggccctcttgaagcatgtgggaacagcagactggtatagggattgattgaatatgtccgtaaacacaccggccagctggtctgcgcatgctcggagggcgcggctggggatgccgtctgggcctgcagccttgcgagggttaacacgtttaaatgtcttaatcacctcggctgcagtgaaggagagactgcatgtttccgttgcaggccgtgtcagtggcactgtattgtcctcaaagcgggcaaaaaagttatttagtctgcctgggagcaagacatcctggtccgtgactgggctggatttcatcttgtagtccgtgattgactgtagaccctgccacatgcctcttgtgtctgagccattgaattgagattccactttgtctctgtactgacgcttagcttgtttgatagccttacggagggaatagctgcactgtttgtattcagtcatgttgccagacaccttgccctgattaaaagcagtggttcgcgctttcagtttcacgcgaatgctgccatcaatccacggtttctggttagggaatgtttttatcgttgctatgggaacgacatcttcgacgcacgttctaatgaactcgcacaccgaatcagcgtattcgtcaatattcccatctgacgcaatacgaaacatgtcccagtccacgtgatggaagcagtcttggagtgtagagtcagcttggtctgaccagcgttggacagacctcagcgtgggagcctcttgttttaatttctgcctgtaggcagggatcagcaaaatggagtcgtggtcagcttttccgaaagggggcggggcagggccttatatgcgtcgcggaagttagagtaacagtgatccaaggttttaccacccctggttgcgcaatcgatatgctgataaaatttagggagtcttgttttcagattggctttgttaaaatctccagctacaatgaatgcagcctccggataaatgttttccagtttgcaaagagttaaataaagttcgttcagagccatcgatgtgtctgcttggggggggatatatacggctgtgattataatcgaagagaattctcttggaagataatgcggtctacatttgattgtgaggaattctaaatcaggtgaacagaaggatttgagttcctgtatgtttccttcatcacaccatgtcccgttagtcatgaggcatacgccccctccactcttcttaccagagagatgtttgtttctgtccgcgcgatgcgtggagaaacccgttggctgtaccgccctggatagcgttttcccagtaagccatgtctccgtaaagcagagaacgttgcagtctctgatatccctctggaatgccacccttgctcggatttcatcaaccttgttgtcgagagactggacattggcaagaagaatactgggaagtggtgcgcgatgtgccctttttcggagtctgaccagaacaccgccgcgtttccctctttttcggagtcgtttcattgggtcgctgcatgcgatccattccgttgtcctgtttgtaaggcagaacacaggatccgcgtcgcggaaaacatattcttggtcgtactgatggtgagttgacgctgatcttatattcagtagttcttctcgactgtatgtaatgaaacctaagatgacctggggtactaatgtaagaaataacacgtaaaaaaacaaaaaactgcatagtttcctaggaacgcgaagcgaggcggccatctcagtcggcgcc
Encoded here:
- the LOC123994472 gene encoding olfactory receptor 1052-like — protein: MNSTQSSPVAFFIIQGLASLGEKKMVLFIIFLLAYTVILGGNIMIIYLVRTDPKLGSPMYFFLHNLSIVDMIYTTVTIPNMLSGFLTEVKTVSVPGCFLQMYCFIHMSVTGRALLTAMAYDRYVAICNPLRYAAVMTRPVCLLLIIGAWTFGAMCTFPNTSMAVQRSYCGPNVVRHCWCDPSSVRLLVCGDTQVDSIVSLSFALVALLTTGVLILTSYILIGVKIAKMGAAERLKAFSTCAAHLTVVSISYSSASFVYISYRVGNFSPEVRIIVSVLYSALTPFLNPMIYSLRNKELRVAIKRAFCRHRRLTAEPQNTQHTILTAKHSIQAPLK